In Homo sapiens chromosome 19 genomic patch of type NOVEL, GRCh38.p14 PATCHES HSCHR19KIR_HG2396_CTG3_1, the genomic stretch GTGGCTGGCGACGGTATCTTAGCTGGGTAAAGATGCTATTCTACTggcttatgttttccttttttctgtgggGAAGACAATGCTTGGCTCCCTATAAATCCTTACCAGCTGATCCTTTTCCTCTGGCTAATTTTAAGGGTTGGTTGTGCTTTTATGCTGCTTTTCTGTAATGTTGAACGTGAGGTGTGTTTACTTCATTCTGCCTGGCATTCACTGGATTTCTTGAACCTGTGGATTGATGGATGTGTCTACTTCCTCCAAATAATCAACAATTGCCTCTTTAAAGATTGCTTCTGACCTGTTTTCTCGTTCTTTCTTTTTGGAACTCAAGTTAGGAGCATTCTAAAACTGTTGTCAATTTTTACCCTGTCACAAAACTGCTCTTTCTTGTTTCagttatttgctttttctgtgCATTAATATTGATGGTTTCCTCTGTCATAGAGGATAAATACTCTCTTCACTGTTGTGTACACAACATTTTAACTAGTTATTCTGGTTTAAATTTAATATTGACTTTATCTACATATCACAATTGATTACTGTGTACAGACTTTCTTTTCTATTAGTATAAATTTATGAGGTACACTTGTAATTTTGTGACATGAGTATGTTGCAGAGTAGTGAAGTCAGGACTTTTACtatatccatcacccaaataccGTACATTGTACTCATTAAGCAAATTCTCATCACTCACCCACGTCCCGCCACCCTCCAGCCTTCTAGCCTCCGCTGTCCGTCATTCCACACTCTACGTCCATATGTACACATTACTCCCCTCCCATGTagagtgagaagatgtggtatttgtctttctgagtggttttatgtaaaataatggcgtccagctccatctatgttgctgcaaaagacatggttttatttttatgaccAAATAGTATTTCGTTGTGTATACACGCAtcctttttttaatccaatcattcattcacagacacttagattgatttcatatctttgctattgcaaacagtgctgcaataaacatacaggtGCAGGTATTttttgagtagatacccagcagCGGGACCCCTAGATCGAATGGTGCTTCTATTTTTGGTTCTCTGCCAAATttccatactgtcttccatagaggctatactaatttacataccggccaacagtgtataagagtttccttttctctgcatccttgccaacacctgttatatgtttcactttttctttttttctttttgagatggagtcttccactgtcacccaggctggagtgcagtgccgccaTCTCCAcgcgctgcaacctccaccaaccaggttcaaatgattctcctgcctcagcctcctgagtagctgggattacagaaccacaccaccatgcccagctaatcttttgtatatttagtagagatggggtttcactatgttggtcaggctggtctcaaactcctgacctcatgatccacccgcctcagcttcccaaagtgctgggattacaagcgtgagccaccactccccaccagcatttttagtaatagccattctgactactgtaagatgatatctcattgtggtttcaatttgcatttctctgatgattagtgatgttcatACGCTGTTTGgccattcgtatgtcttcttttgaaaaatgtctatgtatatccctttgcccactttttaatgctaTTATTTGAGGGGTTATGTTTAGTTGTTTGAGTTGCCTAGaaattctggatgttagtcctcTGTtgggtgcatagtttgcaaacatttccattcattctgtgggttgtctgttcaccCTGCTACTATTTCCTTTGCTTggcagaagctctttcgtttatTAAGTCCCATtggtctagttttatttttattgcctgtgcttttgaggtcttagtgatgaattctttgcccagaccaatgcccAGAAGAGTTTCTCTTTGGGTTTCCACCGGTGATTTTATAGTTCTGGATTTACATTTAAGCTGCTAATTACCTTAAGTTAATTTATGTGTATGATTACAGATAcaggtccagttttattcttctgcatatggctatttagttttcccagcaccttttattgaaaaggaaatctttctccagtgtatgttttGTTAACGTCGTCAATGATTATTCACTGTAGATATGAGGctgtatttctgggctctctattctggtCTATTGATCTCTGTTTCTGTGTCTATACCAGCACTGTGCTATTTAAGTTACTATAGCCTTagagcatagtttgaagtcagatagcgtgatgcctccaggtttctACATTCACCTAGAATTGCTTTCTCTATtaggatcttttttggttctgtatgaattttaggattgctttttctaattctgtgaaaactgGTGTTACTATTTTCATATaagaattgcactgaatctgtagattgctttaggcagtatggtcattttaacaatattaattcttatgATCCATGAgcgtgggattttttttctttttttttttttgtattatctaTAATTGCTTTCATTGGTGTCTTACACCTTTCCTGGTACAGATCTTTCACcaccttggttaaatgtattcctgaGTGTTTTAATTTTGCGTATCTATTGTAAACGGcattgccttcttgatttggttctcagctagATCATTATAGGTGTAGAGAAATGCTACCGGCTtttacatattgattttgtattctgaaactttacttaGTTCATTTATCAATCATAAGAATTTTTGGCAgggtctttaggattttctagattTAAGATCATagcatcagaaataaaaataattttacttcctcttttctaatttggatttttaattcTTCCTGTTGCCCAATAGCTCTGACAaggcttccagtactatgttgataGGAAGTGGTGGATGTCCgtgtccttgtcttgtgccagttctcAGAGGAGTGCTTTTAACTtttcctgttcagtatgatgttgactctAGATATGTCAtctatggcttttattattttgaggtatgttctttctatgcCTAAGTTTTTGAGGGTTTTCATCAGGTAAGGATGTTGAATTTCTTTTCAGATGCTTTTCTttatgtctattgagatgatcatatggtttttgttctggATTCTGCTCGTTCTTCTAAGTGGATGAGACATGCCAGAAAAGCAtttagtcagccatcttggaaacAAGCATCTcagatgttttctttctctatagcTCATTCTTTCTTACCAGTGTTTTCAATTTTGTACTTAATTTTGTAAAGAGAGTAAATGATATAATTTCCACATATGTTTCCTCTGCCAAATCAGACTCACTATGCTTCCTTTCCTTGTATACATAACCTACCCAGCAAtacacacaaacatttattgcTTTGGAGAATTAGTTTGggaacatttttgaaatgtacaaaaaaatgtatatcttcaaaagaaatttctttttgtgGCAAAAGACTTCTGAAGGTGCTCATGATGATATAGGGAGAAGAGGGGTTCTGGACAGGAAGAATTTTATGAAGGTGAGATGGGGAAATAGCTCCATTTCAGAGCTTCTGGGGAGAGAGGGGCCTGGCCCACATGGAAAGGTCTCTGATCTTacccccaccctccagcccctGTTCTCCAGAACTATACTGTGGAGAGTTCCATCAGGATTGTTGTGGCTGGTCTGGTCTTCCTGGCTCTTTTGGCAATGCTGGCTAAGACCTGGTGGAGACATGAGGGGCCACAGGTGGAAATGGAAGAAACATGACTGAAGCTGGCTGGAGTGAATGGCGCGACATTCTGTCTGTGGGAGATTGGCCAGATGGGTTTCAAGTGTGTTGTATCAGCTGTGACTTTTAGTAATGTTCTTGCTACCACAATATCCACTCGTCCATCCCGAATAATTGTGATGAAATATTGTCCTTGGGATAATATTCATTTGCTAAAGACAGGGATGATACCTCAAGGTGCCACTATATACATCGAGGGGATCCACAAAAGTCCATTCAGTAAAATGTAGTTGGCATCTTAGGGTAGGTTGATTCCACCTCTAAAAAAGTAGGTACAACATCAGGTTGATTTTTCCGAAGAAAAGTGGTGATTGGCCATCTTTAGTCTCAATGTAAACGGTAATACTGATGAGTGTGGAAAAGGCAGGGAAGAGGATTGACAATAAGTGACACTCATTGTTTTCATCTGAGCTTTGAGACTGAAAGAGGAACACAGGAGTGAGATGTATGGGAACAAACCCCTTCTTTTTCCAGCTAAACAGAGTGGAAGTTGGACACTGAGTTTTGGCGTACAGCAAAATCCTAAGTCCATTGTTGGGTTGAACACGGCCATGTTGTACATCCTGGTTTCACAGCAGACACTGGAGGAAAACAGCCTGTATTCATAAGAGGCTGTCCCTCGGGTCACTGCCCAGAATATCCGGAGTTGGTGCTCACAGGGTTGGGAACTCTCCTGGACCAGACAGGCTCTGGATATGGGGGGGTACCAAGCTCCCCGGGGCCATGCCTCCACAGCTCTCTTCTCACCTCATTCTTGACCATTTCCCAAACCTCTGACCTCACCTTCATTCATCCATGGTGAACACGCTAAAACTGGCCTTCAAAGCTTGAGACAGAGGAAAattgggcttcatctctgggaacTAAATTGGGGAGTGGAGACTCAGTTCTGGCCTGACAGGAGGGAGAAGACCCTGGATCCCAGTGTGGATGGGAAGAAGTATGTGTTTCTCTTTTGTGCTTGGACCCTGTGTCCAAGCATGTCTGAGATGTGATGAAGATGAATCTTCCTTTCCTTGTCTATTTTCTCATGCCAGAGAATTGGAATCTTATATTCCATTAACTCTTTCTGTTCTGTTCATCCAGATTCtatgaaggagaaaggaaaagatgtGATACTGTAATTTTGCTCCATTTGTCTAAAATGAGTAGGCTGCAACTCCTCTTGAAGTGATACCTTTTCTAGCTCTTGTTGGAGGTGTCTCAGGACTCATTACTTCGGGGAACCTGCAACTGTGTCAGTCTGGGGAAACTGCAAATATTCTTGTCTTACATTTGTCTCCAGCCAATTGTGATGGACTCCAGTGACCTGCAATTGCTGTTATTGCAGGTAAAATGTACCTGAGTCAGGCCACAGTTCTCCTGGACTATGAGCCCCTGGCCATGTTCCTGAGGCAATTCTGTTCatctaaatataataataataacacactAAAAATGGCAAGCCATTGTTAATTCCTGAAGTCTCATTTGAAAATTACtaaatgtctgttattttttggtgTTTACATTATATGTAGACAgataaactacacacacacacacacacacacatgcacacagaagaATGGATTGTTTCatgtagaaaagtaaataattcaagatgaaaggatgaaatgtcATGGCACCTACTATTCTATTTTAGATAAAGGGTCTATGAaaagattgatttctttttatgttttatttgttgaCATTTGAACACAAACTATGTAAGTGAGGGAGTCGATTTGAAAGGGAGAAGAGCAAGTTCAAACACATTCAGGTGAGGTCATGCTTTACATGTTTTAATTGAAATGATCCATCTTGGGAGTAGATCAATAACTGAGATGGTGCCAGGAATGTTAAAAAGCTTTTGTCAGTCCtaaatattgacaaataaaatttaattaaagtcttagaagaaaacacaaaggaaaacttCACAACATCGGATTTGGCAGTGATTCTTTAGATGTGACAACAACGGCACAGGCtactacagaaaaaataaacaagttagactttatgaaaattttgaaatattgtgacTCAAAAGACAACATCAGTTACTTCACATGGCAAGGAAAAAGAACTTTTAAGACGATATTatcaaagtaaaaagacaacccacagaatgggagaaaatgttttcaaaccaCACCACCTGTAAGGgattaacatccagaatatacagACAACTCCTAAAACTCAATCACAATAAactcaattcaaaaatgggcaaagtactgaaacagacatttctccaaagaacatacgcatgaaaagatattcagcaTCAcgaatcattagggaaatactaACTAAAACTACACCAGATGCCATTTCATACCCCTTAGGATGGGTAtcatcaaaacaacaacaacaacaacaacaaagtttctatacattaacaacaaactatccaaaaaagTTTACAAGAAAATAAGCCCATTTGCAATaactacagaaaacaaaacatgcaGGAATAAATTCACCCAAGGAGTAGAAAGATCTGTATGCAaaagctataaaacattgatgaaaaaactcaagaaataaacaaataaatcgaaagatattccatgttcacggATCAGAAggattaatgttgttaaaatgtccattctATCCAAAGTGATTCAATGCAACCATTATCAAAaatccaatgacattttttttacagaaatagaaaaaacagtcctaaaattcatgtggaaccacaaaagatctcAAATAACCAAAGCCATCTAGAGGGaaaggaacaaagttggaagcatcacattacctaaaCACAAACTACATTACAaaattacagtaattaaaacaacacagtacttgcataaaaacagacacatagaccaatggaagtgATTCATAGCCcaggaaaaaaatgcatgcatTTAGGGTCAAACAATTTTTGGGATgtgtcaagaacacacaatggagaaggaacagtctctttaataaatgggaTTGGGAGACTGcatgtccacatgcagaagaatggaagtggacatttgcctCACAAAACATACaaagtcaactcaagatagattaatgacttaaatgtaagatgaaagactataatcccagcaatttgggaggccaaggtgggcagatcacctaaggtcaggattccaagaccagcatggccaacatggtgaaatcccgcctctactaaaaatacaaaaacagctgggtgtggttgtgggtgcctgtaatctcagctactcgggaggttgagacaggagaatcacttgaacccaggaggtagaggttgcagtgagccgagatcgcaccactgcactccagccggggcaacacagtgagactccatcttaaaaaaaaaaaaaaaactactaaaagaaatcaAGGGAAAACTCCACTGGCTTGGGCAAAaccattttggatattaacccaaaggcccaggcaacaaaagcaaaagtagacaaataacATTATATCAAATTGAAagtttctgcaaagaaaaaaaaaactcaacaagtggaaagacaacctatggaatgggagaatatatttgcaccCATACATCtaataaggaattaatatccaaaatatataagaaactcaaacaactcaatggtAAGAAATCAAATAACCCaacttaaaaaaatgggcaaagtatctgaataaacatttctaagAATAAGACAAATCaccaaaaggtatatgaaaaaatgattaGCATTACTAAACATcagctaaataaaaattaaaactagaatgagatatcacctcacacctctTAGAATGACCATTaacagtctgggcatggtggctcatgcctgtaattcaggcactttgggaggccgaggcagggagattacctgaggtcagcagttcgaaaccagcctggccaatatggtgaaaccccatccctactaaaaatacaaaaattagcagagtttggtggcgcacacttgtagtcccagctactctggagactgaggcaggggaatcgcttgaacccaggaggcagaggttgcagtacaccgagattgtgccactgcactccagcctgggtgacagagcaagactgagtctcaaaaaaaaaaaaaaaaaaaagaccattatcaaaaacataaaaaataacaagggttaacgaggatgtggagaaaagggaacatttgtatgcagttgatgggaatgtaaattagcacaaccattatggaaaacagtctggaagttcctgaaaaaattaaacatagaattccCATATGTGTCTGCAATCCAACTACTGCGCATGTATCCAAAGGAAGTggaatcagtatgttgaagagatatctgcattcccatgtttacagccgcattattcataacagccaagatgtggaatcaccCTTACTGCCCATCTATGGGTGCATGGacaaagaaaacgtggtatacgATAGGAACGTAATGAAGTACTATACAACCTTTACAACAAAGAAGGAAGTCCTCTCATTTGTGACAATGTGAAAAAacttagaggacattatgttaagggaaacaatccaggcacagaaagacaaatgccacaTGATCTCATGTGTGGAGTGTAAGAAGTGGAACCTAGAGGAACAGTAAAATGGTCGTCGAAAGAACCTGGGATGGAGAGAGATtgaagagatgttggtcaaaggatgcaaaatttcagttagaagaAATcggttcaagagatctattgtatgtCTTGGTGACTCCAGTTAATAGCAACATATGGTGTATTGAACATTACTAAGAGATTAGATTTTacatgttctcaccacacacacaaaacatacaagtatgtgaaaaaataaatatgataaagaGGTTGTTTCATCCATTCCACAATGTGTACCTATATGAAAACATCATGATGGACACCACAAATACCCTTTTCCTcattaattaaatttgttttggttttttttttgagatgcagtttcactgttgttgcccaagctgaggtgcaatggcgtgatctccgctcactgcaacctctgcctcccaggttcaagcggttctcctgactcagcctcccaagcagctgggactacagttgcgtaCCACCCCGTCCGGCTAtatttgtgtttctagtagagacagggtttcgccatgttggccaggctggtctcgaactccagacctcaggtgatccacccgcttcgccctcccaaagtgctagatttcaggctgagacaccacacccagcctgtacaTTGACTTTCTGCCCTTAAACTGTGCTGAAGTTTGTTTCTCAGATGtaggagcctttgggcagagactatggggtttctAGGTATAGAAATTATCTCATCTTCAAACAGAGGTAATTTGACTACCTCTCTCTGCTACTCTCTTCTTACTTGGATGCCTtataattctttctctttcctgatggctctgtctaggacttcaagtactatgttgaataggatggtgagagtgggcattcttgtcttgtttcacTTATGAAGGGAACTTCTTCCAGCTTTtactcattcagtatgatgttggttgtgggtttgtcacaggCGGCTCTTATTATATTGAGTTATGTTTCTTCAATGCTTAGCTTGTTGAGGGCTtttaacatgaagaaatgctTAGTAAAAAGTATGTTCTACATGTGTGTTGAGaagatcatgtggtttttgtttttagttttgtttaggtgatgaatcacatgtattgattgTGTATGTTCAACCAACCTTGCACCCTAAGAATAAAgttgacttgatcatggtggattcactttttgatatgctgcggGATTCAGTTCTTAGTATTTTTTGTGGATTTTTgcctctatgttcatcaggaatattggcatgtagttttcttttgtttaatgttcttttctgtctttaGTATCAGGGTGATGCCAGCCTTATAGAATGAGTAAAGGCCACCCTGGGCAAACAGTGAGACccatccctttttaaaaattatgagttttacaaatttaaaatgcataGTGAAAAAGTTCTTACAAACTCCAGAAAGATAGGTGTAAATAAGAGACATTTGTAAGAATGACAGCACATTAAATGTGTAGATTTCAACCTTCAGTTATTGCAATATTCCAGTATCAAGTTGGAGGATGTTATCAGTCTGATATTTTTTCctcaaatgagagagagaaagaaagacacacaaacaacacagggagaaaaaaagcacACGTTACAGAGAGACAAAAAGGGAGACAGGGAACTGTGAATTTGGACTCTTGTGTCATAAGACAAATTCTAGATAACACGACCAGACCTTCAATTGACATATTGTGTTTTTGCTAATAAGGTGGAATTCTATGATGCGAAATAACTATATAGTCTTTTCTACTGggatttaaatcattttatctgTTTCTGGCTTAACAGGAAAAATACAACCATGGAAAATTATGATGATTTATTTAATACGATTGCTCTATAGTGTTAATAAAACCTATTAGGTATTTTGCATATTACATATCAAGGAGAGTTTGAATCTCaggtagaaacaaaaaaaaatacatcaaatttCCTCATGTGAGTGCAGAATTCAATCGTCCCGTGCAGGGGTAAGTGAGTCTGAGATGTGTTTTGAGCCTGGCCGTTGCGCATGATGTGAAGTGACAAGTCTAGTCTGCAGTTTTCAGAAACCCTCATTCCTCCCTTGACTGATTCACCACTTGAACCTCATATGACGTAGAAGAAGCCTACCTATGTCCCCTTCACATGTTGTGGTCAATGTGTCAACTGCACGATCCGGGCCCCTCACCACATCCTCTGCACCGGTCAGTCGAGCCGAGTCACTGCGTCCTGGCAGCAGAAGCTGCACCATGTCCATGTCACCCACGGTCATCATCCTGGCATGTCTTGGTGAGTCCTGGAAGGGAAGGAGCACCAGGGTTACACTATGGGCCTGCAGATTGGGTGTCTCCCCAGCAGAGAGCCATGTTCTGAAGCAAGTGAGTGGTGAGGATGAGTTAATTTTCAGTCCAGCGTGGCGCCCAGTGGCTCAGGAGGAAAGGGTAGGTTGCTGCCGAGATGAATAGTTCATCATGATCTTTCTTTGCAGGGTTCTTCTTGGACCAGAGTGTGTGGGCACACGTGGGTGAGTCCTTCCCCAAATGATGGGTTGCCATCTTCACCCCAATACAAGTGAATTTTCCAGAAATGGGAGGGAGGCAGCACAGAGGGTGGGCTGATGGGCTGACCATGGGAAGGCCTGGGGGGAGTCTCTCATGAACTAGTAAGAGGAGATCCTGGGAGTCTCTCATGAACTAGTAAGAGGAGATCCTGGGAGTCTCTCATGAACTAGTAAGAGGAGATCCTGGTATGCTCAGCCCTCTGTTTTGTCTTAGCCCTCCCCAGCCTTTCTTCCCCATGGCTGAGTTGAGCTctgtgtggcccaggcgggaTACTGAGGTGCTCAAAGCTGGGGTGTGTGGGGGGATGTGGTGTCACCGACAGAGGAGGGAAGGGTAGCAGTGTTAGGAACAGCAGGTCCTCTGAGGACAAGAGGGTAACTCACACCCTCCAGCGTTTCCATGACGGTAGGGGCTGCAGTGTGGCTGCTGTCATTCTGCCAGAAGAGGTGGGGGAACCACAGCCACGACCCTGCCATTCCAAATCCTCTGATGGAGCTCAGTTGTTTATTGTGGTTCAGGCATTAGCTAATATTCCATTCACAAAGGTCATACCCTCCACCCCATGTCTACTTTGTGTTCTTTGGTGTAACTAATCTTGCAGTATTAAAATCTAGTAAGAGTCCCTTACTCAGCACCTGCTGAGTTCTCAACTGACACTTTTGTTGTAGGGAGACGCCACGTCTATGCGGGATGGGTCCTTCCTGTAGCCCCAGGCACCCAGGTGTGGTAGGAGCCttagaaagaagaaatggggagaaTCTTCTGagcacagggagggaggggcagctCAACATACTCCTCTCTGAGGCGGCATCTCCTTCTCCCCAAGGTGGTCAGGACAAGCCCTTCTGCTCTGCCTGGCCCAGCGCTGTGGTGCCTCAAGGAGGACACGTGACTCTTCGGTGTCACTATCGTCGTGGGTTTAACATCTTCACGCTGTACAAGAAAGATGGGGTCCCTGTCCCTGAGCTCTACAACAGAATATTCTGGAACAGTTTCCTCATTAGCCCTGTGACCCCAGCACACGCAGGGACCTACAGATGTCGAGGTTTTCACCCGCACTCCCCCACTGAGTGGTCGGCACCCAGCAACCCCCTGGTGATCATGGTCACAGGTCAGAGGGCTCCTGTCTGGGCTTCTCCTTGTCCCACCTCCTGAGTCCCAGAGCTTCTGGTGGGGGTGTCCACCAGAGTCCGATCATCCAGGCCCCAACTATATTTGGGGTAAAGGGGGATTGAATACAGGGGAATGGGTGCTGTGTTGGAAAGAATAACTGTCCCCATCGATGGCCACATTGTAATCCTTGGAGCCTGTGACTATGTTATAGGGCAGGGGACTGAAGGGGAAGATGGAGCTCAGGTTGTTGATGAGTtgaccttgagatggggagatggcCTGGACTCTCCCACTGGgctcagtgtaatcacaagggtccatatgagtggagaaggaagaggagaatgggGATTAGAGCAGCATCGTGGGATACTCCACCAGCCACTGTgggctttgaaggtggaggaagaCCACGAGCCACGAAGGGGCTGGAGAAATCAATGGAACTGATTCTCCCGAGTCTCCAGAGGGAATGCAGCCCTGCAGATGCCTTGATTGTAGCCCAGGAAGAACAGGGTCTGATTTCTGTCTCCAGAAGTGGAAGGGGTCAGTGTgttctctcctgccgccatgtttGTGATAATTTTCTCCAGCAACAACAGGAAACCAACACAGGAACCCAGGTGAAGGACAAGTTAAAAAACCAAACAAGAAGGTTGGCTACCCTGAGATCAGCAAGGGTGCACTGCTGATGCCACCACCAGGCTGGAACCACATAGGGAGGGATCGACAGGAAgagttgggggtggagggtgagagagagagagagagcactagGCCATAGAGCAGGGCAGTGAGTTCTCAGCTCAGGTGGGAGGGGAGCTGTGACAAGGAAGAACCTCCCTGAGGAAACTGCCTCTTCTCCTTCCAGGTCTATATGAGAAACCTTCGCTTACAGCCCGGCCGGGCCCCACGGTTCGCGCAGGAGAGAACGTGACCTTGTCCTGCAGCTCCCAGAGCTCCTTTGACATCTACCATCTATCCAGGGAGGGGGAAGCCCATGAACTTAGGCTCCCTGCAGTGCCCAGCATCAATGGAACATTCCAGGCCGACTTCCCTCTGGGTCCTGCCACCCACGGAGAGACCTACAGATGCTTCGGCTCTTTCCATGGATCTCCCTACGAGTGGTCAGACCCGAGTGACCCACTGCCTGTTTCTGTCACAGGTGAGGAAAGCCAATGTCTGTCCCATGTCCTATGGTCCTAGAGCCTTAGCTGAGGAGCTTCCTGCTGATGATGGAGAGAAGCATGGACAGATGTGGAGAGAAGATGCAGCATGGTGTGAGGGTGGGATCAGGGCACAGGATGGCAGACAGGGCACCTCCAAACCCTCCTGCATGGCCTGCATGGAAGCTTGCAGTAAGGGCTCCGGGTACCCAGGCAGATGGAGAAAGTGGTCAGGACAGACCCAGAGGAGGGAGACTGGGCTCAGTTTGGGGAGATCAGAGGTTCCCTCAGCCCCTCAACCTTACCCATTTCCCAGaagcccaccctggcctctcacCTACACAGAGATGTCATCACCAGCAACCCctacactttttcttttcctttgaaaaaatgcTGATTGAGGTTAAATATACCTATATAATTTATCaactttaccatttttaagtgtaaaatctAGGGATCATAAATACCTTTATatgctgtgtgcggtggctcatgcctgtaatctcagcattttgagacgccaaggc encodes the following:
- the KIR2DL4 gene encoding killer cell immunoglobulin-like receptor 2DL4 isoform c precursor (isoform c precursor is encoded by transcript variant 3), whose translation is MSMSPTVIILACLGFFLDQSVWAHVGGQDKPFCSAWPSAVVPQGGHVTLRCHYRRGFNIFTLYKKDGVPVPELYNRIFWNSFLISPVTPAHAGTYRCRGFHPHSPTEWSAPSNPLVIMVTGLYEKPSLTARPGPTVRAGENVTLSCSSQSSFDIYHLSREGEAHELRLPAVPSINGTFQADFPLGPATHGETYRCFGSFHGSPYEWSDPSDPLPVSVTGNPSSSWPSPTEPSFKTDAAVMNQEPAGHRTVNREDSDEQDPQEVTYAQLDHCIFTQRKITGPSQRSKRPSTDTSVCIELPNAEPRALSPAHEHHSQALMGSSRETTALSQTQLASSNVPAAGI
- the KIR2DL4 gene encoding killer cell immunoglobulin-like receptor 2DL4 isoform b precursor (isoform b precursor is encoded by transcript variant 2), with the translated sequence MSMSPTVIILACLGFFLDQSVWAHVGGQDKPFCSAWPSAVVPQGGHVTLRCHYRRGFNIFTLYKKDGVPVPELYNRIFWNSFLISPVTPAHAGTYRCRGFHPHSPTEWSAPSNPLVIMVTGLYEKPSLTARPGPTVRAGENVTLSCSSQSSFDIYHLSREGEAHELRLPAVPSINGTFQADFPLGPATHGETYRCFGSFHGSPYEWSDPSDPLPVSVTGNPSSSWPSPTEPSFKTGIARHLHAVIRYSVAIILFTILPFFLLHRWCSKKKMLL